The following proteins are encoded in a genomic region of Brachypodium distachyon strain Bd21 chromosome 1, Brachypodium_distachyon_v3.0, whole genome shotgun sequence:
- the LOC100834075 gene encoding kinesin-like protein KIN-UA isoform X4 — protein MVRSFEHILSSMSLETDSVAVSYLQLYLESVQDLLAPEKTNIPIVEDPKTGEVSLPGAAIVEIKDLEHVFQLLQIGETNRHAANTKMNTESSRSHAILIIHLQRSLRIKEEMTTSIPNSAEEFFPGDIPLVLKSKLLIVDLAGSERIDKSGSEGHMIEEAKFINLSLSSLGKCINALAENSPHIPTRDSKLTRMLRDSFGGTARTSLVVTIGPSARHYSETSSTILFGQRAMRVVNTMRLKEEIDYEILYKKVECEVDHLTSEMERQQKLKHIEITQVEKRLKESEMLFNDFRVTSSMQIENLEKEKHQFGYAIKKLMQELEEKEGQNNVLSQQIIHLETSLNEQKQQQLESLSNTKILADTTKTHEKKMGELLRQLEEERSHCAGMKDHFNILQQKLSDAQSSAQFQENMACELKKELSEITTAFTSQLHSLEEKNSELLSEKELIYEELKSTQEKLQHETTHRQSLESEVLRLKQSWTDNCAEESKTLCGMVRSGSGLGSAAFMSKSGKSKETQSSQRGTMSKIFEEVGLPSVLALLKSNDLEVQIHAVKVVANLAAEDVNQQKIVEEGGLDALLSLLETSENTTIHRATAGAIANLAMNVSNQGLIMSKGGARLLANVASKTDDPQTMRMVAGAIANLCGNDKWHMMLKRDGGIKALLGMFQTGHHDVIAQIARGLSNFAKCESRVISQGHRKGRSLLIDDGVLTWIVANSTVLSPSVRRHIELAFCHLAQNEENSRDIIVTGGIKELIRISRESSRDDARNLAKKALTSNPAFLKETQ, from the exons ATGGTCAGATCGTTTGAGCATATCCTTTCCAGTATGTCTTTGGAGACAGATAGTGTGGCTGTATCGTATCTCCAG CTATACTTAGAATCTGTTCAAGATCTGCTGGCACCCGAGAAGACTAATATACCAATAGTTGAGGATCCAAAAACCGGTGAAGTTTCATTGCCAGGTGCTGCAATAGTTGAAATAAAAGATCTTGAACATGTTTTTCAACTTCTGCAAATTGGTGAGACAAATCGGCACGCGGCTAATACTAAGATGAATACCGAATCATCTCGCAGTCATGCCATTCTAATA ATTCATCTACAAAGAAGTTTGAGaataaaagaagaaatgaCTACCTCTATTCCTAATAGTGCAGAAGAGTTTTTTCCTGGTGATATACCACTTGTTCTGAAAAGCAAACTCTTGATTGTTGACCTTGCTGGCTCAGAACGAATTGATAAGTCAG GAAGCGAAGGCCACATGATTGAAGAAGCCAAGTTTATTAATCTTTCATTGTCATCTCTGGGAAAGTGCATTAATGCACTAGCAGAAAATAGTCCTCATATACCAACAAGAGATTCAAAGCTTACAAGGATGCTTCGTGACTCATTTGGAG GAACTGCCAGGACATCCCTTGTTGTGACAATAGGTCCATCTGCAAGGCATTACTCAGAAACTTCAAGTACAATTTTGTTCGGTCAGAGA GCAATGAGAGTAGTAAACACAATGAGGTTAAAGGAGGAAATTGACTACGAAATTCTATATAAGAAGGTGGAATGTGAGGTTGATCATCTCACATCAGAGATGGAGAGGCAGCAAAAGCTCAAACACATTGAGATAACGCAGGTGGAGAAAAGGTTGAAAGAGTCAGAGATGCTCTTCAATGATTTCAGAGTAACCTCCAGCATGCAAATTGAG AATCTGGAGAAGGAAAAGCATCAATTTGGATATGCAATCAAAAAGTTAATGCAGGAGCTGGAGGAAAAGGAAGGCCAAAATAATGTTCTTTCACAGCAAATCATTCATTTAGAAACATCATTGAACGAACAGAAG CAACAACAGCTTGAGAGCTTGTCAAACACGAAAATTCTTGCTGATACAACTAAAACTCATGAGAAGAAAATGGGAGAATTGTTGAGGCAGCTTGAGGAAGAGAGATCTCACTGTGCTGGTATGAAGGACCATTTTAATATTCTACAGCAGAAACTGAGTGATGCTCAGAGTTCTGCTCAG TTCCAGGAAAATATGGCATGCGAGTTGAAAAAGGAGCTATCCGAAATCACTACAGCATTTACCAGTCAACTGCACTcactagaagaaaaaaacagtgaACTCCTGTCAGAGAAG GAACTCATATATGAAGAACTGAAATCTACACAAGAAAAGTTGCAACATGAAACAACGCATAGGCAGAGCCTTGAATCTGAAGTTCTAAGGTTGAAGCAGTCTTGGACTGATAATTGTGCCGAAGAG TCTAAAACATTATGTGGTATGGTTAGATCAGGATCTGGATTAGGCAGTGCGGCTTTTATGTCTAAATCAGGAAAATCAAAAGAAACCCAATCAAGCCAGAGGGGTACCATGTCAAAGATATTTGAAGAAG TTGGTCTTCCAAGTGTCCTGGCTCTGCTGAAGTCCAACGACCTAGAGGTGCAGATTCATGCGGTCAAAGTGGTTGCTAATCTTGCTGCTGAAG ATGTTAATCAGCAGAAAATCGTTGAGGAAGGAGGGCTGGATGCTCTTCTGTCACTTCTAGAAACCTCAGAAAACACTACAATTCACCGAGCAACTGCTGGTGCCATTGCTAACTTGGCAATGAATG TATCAAACCAGGGACTTATAATGAGCAAAGGAGGAGCTCGACTATTAGCAAATGTTGCATCAAAAACCGATGATCCTCAAACTATGCGGATGGTGGCTGGTGCAATTGCCAACTTATGTGGAAATG ataagTGGCACATGATGTTGAAACGAGATGGTGGAATAAAAGCACTTCTAGGAATGTTTCAAACTGGACATCATGATGTCATAGCTCAGATAGCACGGGGTCTATCAAACTTTGCAAAGTGTGAATCTCGAGTAATAAGCCAAG GTCACAGGAAAGGGAGATCCCTTCTCATTGACGATGGCGTCCTTACTTGGATCGTGGCCAATTCGACCGTGTTATCTCCTTCCGTGCGAAGGCATATCGAGCTTGCCTTCTGCCATCTAGCTCAAAATG AGGAAAACTCCCGTGATATCATTGTAACTGGAGGGATTAAGGAGCTCATCCGCATATCAAGAGAGTCCTCAAGAGATGATGCCCGTAACCTGGCAAAGAAAGCGTTAACTTCAAACCCAGCTTTCTTAAAGGAGACACAGTGA
- the LOC100834075 gene encoding kinesin-like protein KIN-UA isoform X2, with amino-acid sequence MATGAGAAAGRASVRPVDRNGVPRGTARSKSVAPRRPPSPFRARPAAADHDGSADLCRVRVAVRIRPKNAEELAHGADFDSCVELQPECKKLKLKKNNWTSESYKFDEIFSENASQKRLYEVVAKPVVESVLEGYNGTVMAYGQTGTGKTYTVGRLGKEDPSERGIMVRSFEHILSSMSLETDSVAVSYLQLYLESVQDLLAPEKTNIPIVEDPKTGEVSLPGAAIVEIKDLEHVFQLLQIGETNRHAANTKMNTESSRSHAILIIHLQRSLRIKEEMTTSIPNSAEEFFPGDIPLVLKSKLLIVDLAGSERIDKSGSEGHMIEEAKFINLSLSSLGKCINALAENSPHIPTRDSKLTRMLRDSFGGTARTSLVVTIGPSARHYSETSSTILFGQRAMRVVNTMRLKEEIDYEILYKKVECEVDHLTSEMERQQKLKHIEITQVEKRLKESEMLFNDFRVTSSMQIENLEKEKHQFGYAIKKLMQELEEKEGQNNVLSQQIIHLETSLNEQKQQQLESLSNTKILADTTKTHEKKMGELLRQLEEERSHCAGMKDHFNILQQKLSDAQSSAQENMACELKKELSEITTAFTSQLHSLEEKNSELLSEKELIYEELKSTQEKLQHETTHRQSLESEVLRLKQSWTDNCAEESKTLCGMVRSGSGLGSAAFMSKSGKSKETQSSQRGTMSKIFEEVGLPSVLALLKSNDLEVQIHAVKVVANLAAEDVNQQKIVEEGGLDALLSLLETSENTTIHRATAGAIANLAMNVSNQGLIMSKGGARLLANVASKTDDPQTMRMVAGAIANLCGNDKWHMMLKRDGGIKALLGMFQTGHHDVIAQIARGLSNFAKCESRVISQGHRKGRSLLIDDGVLTWIVANSTVLSPSVRRHIELAFCHLAQNEENSRDIIVTGGIKELIRISRESSRDDARNLAKKALTSNPAFLKETQ; translated from the exons ATGGCGACGGGggctggcgccgccgcggggcgGGCGTCGGTGCGGCCCGTCGACAGGAACGGCGTGCCCCGCGGCACAGCGCGCTCCAAGTCAGTCGCCCCGCGGCGCCCGCCCTCgccgttccgcgcccgccccgCTGCCGCTGACCACGACGGCTCCGCAG ATTTGTGCAGAGTAAGAGTTGCTGTAAGGATTCGCCCGAAGAACGCCGAGGAATTGGCTCATGGTGCAGACTTCGATAGTTGTGTTGAGTTGCAGCCTGAG TGTAAGAAGCTGAAgctaaagaaaaataattggaCTTCCGAATCCTACAAATTTGATGAGATCTTCAGCGAAAATGCTTCTCAAAAACGTTTATACGAGGTCGTTGCGAAGCCTGTAGTTGAG AGTGTATTAGAAGGGTATAATGGGACAGTGATGGCTTACGGTCAAACAGGTACTGGCAAGACGTACACAGTTGGTCGACTCGGAAAAGAAGACCCTTCTGAACGTGGTATAATGGTCAGATCGTTTGAGCATATCCTTTCCAGTATGTCTTTGGAGACAGATAGTGTGGCTGTATCGTATCTCCAG CTATACTTAGAATCTGTTCAAGATCTGCTGGCACCCGAGAAGACTAATATACCAATAGTTGAGGATCCAAAAACCGGTGAAGTTTCATTGCCAGGTGCTGCAATAGTTGAAATAAAAGATCTTGAACATGTTTTTCAACTTCTGCAAATTGGTGAGACAAATCGGCACGCGGCTAATACTAAGATGAATACCGAATCATCTCGCAGTCATGCCATTCTAATA ATTCATCTACAAAGAAGTTTGAGaataaaagaagaaatgaCTACCTCTATTCCTAATAGTGCAGAAGAGTTTTTTCCTGGTGATATACCACTTGTTCTGAAAAGCAAACTCTTGATTGTTGACCTTGCTGGCTCAGAACGAATTGATAAGTCAG GAAGCGAAGGCCACATGATTGAAGAAGCCAAGTTTATTAATCTTTCATTGTCATCTCTGGGAAAGTGCATTAATGCACTAGCAGAAAATAGTCCTCATATACCAACAAGAGATTCAAAGCTTACAAGGATGCTTCGTGACTCATTTGGAG GAACTGCCAGGACATCCCTTGTTGTGACAATAGGTCCATCTGCAAGGCATTACTCAGAAACTTCAAGTACAATTTTGTTCGGTCAGAGA GCAATGAGAGTAGTAAACACAATGAGGTTAAAGGAGGAAATTGACTACGAAATTCTATATAAGAAGGTGGAATGTGAGGTTGATCATCTCACATCAGAGATGGAGAGGCAGCAAAAGCTCAAACACATTGAGATAACGCAGGTGGAGAAAAGGTTGAAAGAGTCAGAGATGCTCTTCAATGATTTCAGAGTAACCTCCAGCATGCAAATTGAG AATCTGGAGAAGGAAAAGCATCAATTTGGATATGCAATCAAAAAGTTAATGCAGGAGCTGGAGGAAAAGGAAGGCCAAAATAATGTTCTTTCACAGCAAATCATTCATTTAGAAACATCATTGAACGAACAGAAG CAACAACAGCTTGAGAGCTTGTCAAACACGAAAATTCTTGCTGATACAACTAAAACTCATGAGAAGAAAATGGGAGAATTGTTGAGGCAGCTTGAGGAAGAGAGATCTCACTGTGCTGGTATGAAGGACCATTTTAATATTCTACAGCAGAAACTGAGTGATGCTCAGAGTTCTGCTCAG GAAAATATGGCATGCGAGTTGAAAAAGGAGCTATCCGAAATCACTACAGCATTTACCAGTCAACTGCACTcactagaagaaaaaaacagtgaACTCCTGTCAGAGAAG GAACTCATATATGAAGAACTGAAATCTACACAAGAAAAGTTGCAACATGAAACAACGCATAGGCAGAGCCTTGAATCTGAAGTTCTAAGGTTGAAGCAGTCTTGGACTGATAATTGTGCCGAAGAG TCTAAAACATTATGTGGTATGGTTAGATCAGGATCTGGATTAGGCAGTGCGGCTTTTATGTCTAAATCAGGAAAATCAAAAGAAACCCAATCAAGCCAGAGGGGTACCATGTCAAAGATATTTGAAGAAG TTGGTCTTCCAAGTGTCCTGGCTCTGCTGAAGTCCAACGACCTAGAGGTGCAGATTCATGCGGTCAAAGTGGTTGCTAATCTTGCTGCTGAAG ATGTTAATCAGCAGAAAATCGTTGAGGAAGGAGGGCTGGATGCTCTTCTGTCACTTCTAGAAACCTCAGAAAACACTACAATTCACCGAGCAACTGCTGGTGCCATTGCTAACTTGGCAATGAATG TATCAAACCAGGGACTTATAATGAGCAAAGGAGGAGCTCGACTATTAGCAAATGTTGCATCAAAAACCGATGATCCTCAAACTATGCGGATGGTGGCTGGTGCAATTGCCAACTTATGTGGAAATG ataagTGGCACATGATGTTGAAACGAGATGGTGGAATAAAAGCACTTCTAGGAATGTTTCAAACTGGACATCATGATGTCATAGCTCAGATAGCACGGGGTCTATCAAACTTTGCAAAGTGTGAATCTCGAGTAATAAGCCAAG GTCACAGGAAAGGGAGATCCCTTCTCATTGACGATGGCGTCCTTACTTGGATCGTGGCCAATTCGACCGTGTTATCTCCTTCCGTGCGAAGGCATATCGAGCTTGCCTTCTGCCATCTAGCTCAAAATG AGGAAAACTCCCGTGATATCATTGTAACTGGAGGGATTAAGGAGCTCATCCGCATATCAAGAGAGTCCTCAAGAGATGATGCCCGTAACCTGGCAAAGAAAGCGTTAACTTCAAACCCAGCTTTCTTAAAGGAGACACAGTGA
- the LOC100834075 gene encoding kinesin-like protein KIN-UA isoform X1, translated as MATGAGAAAGRASVRPVDRNGVPRGTARSKSVAPRRPPSPFRARPAAADHDGSADLCRVRVAVRIRPKNAEELAHGADFDSCVELQPECKKLKLKKNNWTSESYKFDEIFSENASQKRLYEVVAKPVVESVLEGYNGTVMAYGQTGTGKTYTVGRLGKEDPSERGIMVRSFEHILSSMSLETDSVAVSYLQLYLESVQDLLAPEKTNIPIVEDPKTGEVSLPGAAIVEIKDLEHVFQLLQIGETNRHAANTKMNTESSRSHAILIIHLQRSLRIKEEMTTSIPNSAEEFFPGDIPLVLKSKLLIVDLAGSERIDKSGSEGHMIEEAKFINLSLSSLGKCINALAENSPHIPTRDSKLTRMLRDSFGGTARTSLVVTIGPSARHYSETSSTILFGQRAMRVVNTMRLKEEIDYEILYKKVECEVDHLTSEMERQQKLKHIEITQVEKRLKESEMLFNDFRVTSSMQIENLEKEKHQFGYAIKKLMQELEEKEGQNNVLSQQIIHLETSLNEQKQQQLESLSNTKILADTTKTHEKKMGELLRQLEEERSHCAGMKDHFNILQQKLSDAQSSAQFQENMACELKKELSEITTAFTSQLHSLEEKNSELLSEKELIYEELKSTQEKLQHETTHRQSLESEVLRLKQSWTDNCAEESKTLCGMVRSGSGLGSAAFMSKSGKSKETQSSQRGTMSKIFEEVGLPSVLALLKSNDLEVQIHAVKVVANLAAEDVNQQKIVEEGGLDALLSLLETSENTTIHRATAGAIANLAMNVSNQGLIMSKGGARLLANVASKTDDPQTMRMVAGAIANLCGNDKWHMMLKRDGGIKALLGMFQTGHHDVIAQIARGLSNFAKCESRVISQGHRKGRSLLIDDGVLTWIVANSTVLSPSVRRHIELAFCHLAQNEENSRDIIVTGGIKELIRISRESSRDDARNLAKKALTSNPAFLKETQ; from the exons ATGGCGACGGGggctggcgccgccgcggggcgGGCGTCGGTGCGGCCCGTCGACAGGAACGGCGTGCCCCGCGGCACAGCGCGCTCCAAGTCAGTCGCCCCGCGGCGCCCGCCCTCgccgttccgcgcccgccccgCTGCCGCTGACCACGACGGCTCCGCAG ATTTGTGCAGAGTAAGAGTTGCTGTAAGGATTCGCCCGAAGAACGCCGAGGAATTGGCTCATGGTGCAGACTTCGATAGTTGTGTTGAGTTGCAGCCTGAG TGTAAGAAGCTGAAgctaaagaaaaataattggaCTTCCGAATCCTACAAATTTGATGAGATCTTCAGCGAAAATGCTTCTCAAAAACGTTTATACGAGGTCGTTGCGAAGCCTGTAGTTGAG AGTGTATTAGAAGGGTATAATGGGACAGTGATGGCTTACGGTCAAACAGGTACTGGCAAGACGTACACAGTTGGTCGACTCGGAAAAGAAGACCCTTCTGAACGTGGTATAATGGTCAGATCGTTTGAGCATATCCTTTCCAGTATGTCTTTGGAGACAGATAGTGTGGCTGTATCGTATCTCCAG CTATACTTAGAATCTGTTCAAGATCTGCTGGCACCCGAGAAGACTAATATACCAATAGTTGAGGATCCAAAAACCGGTGAAGTTTCATTGCCAGGTGCTGCAATAGTTGAAATAAAAGATCTTGAACATGTTTTTCAACTTCTGCAAATTGGTGAGACAAATCGGCACGCGGCTAATACTAAGATGAATACCGAATCATCTCGCAGTCATGCCATTCTAATA ATTCATCTACAAAGAAGTTTGAGaataaaagaagaaatgaCTACCTCTATTCCTAATAGTGCAGAAGAGTTTTTTCCTGGTGATATACCACTTGTTCTGAAAAGCAAACTCTTGATTGTTGACCTTGCTGGCTCAGAACGAATTGATAAGTCAG GAAGCGAAGGCCACATGATTGAAGAAGCCAAGTTTATTAATCTTTCATTGTCATCTCTGGGAAAGTGCATTAATGCACTAGCAGAAAATAGTCCTCATATACCAACAAGAGATTCAAAGCTTACAAGGATGCTTCGTGACTCATTTGGAG GAACTGCCAGGACATCCCTTGTTGTGACAATAGGTCCATCTGCAAGGCATTACTCAGAAACTTCAAGTACAATTTTGTTCGGTCAGAGA GCAATGAGAGTAGTAAACACAATGAGGTTAAAGGAGGAAATTGACTACGAAATTCTATATAAGAAGGTGGAATGTGAGGTTGATCATCTCACATCAGAGATGGAGAGGCAGCAAAAGCTCAAACACATTGAGATAACGCAGGTGGAGAAAAGGTTGAAAGAGTCAGAGATGCTCTTCAATGATTTCAGAGTAACCTCCAGCATGCAAATTGAG AATCTGGAGAAGGAAAAGCATCAATTTGGATATGCAATCAAAAAGTTAATGCAGGAGCTGGAGGAAAAGGAAGGCCAAAATAATGTTCTTTCACAGCAAATCATTCATTTAGAAACATCATTGAACGAACAGAAG CAACAACAGCTTGAGAGCTTGTCAAACACGAAAATTCTTGCTGATACAACTAAAACTCATGAGAAGAAAATGGGAGAATTGTTGAGGCAGCTTGAGGAAGAGAGATCTCACTGTGCTGGTATGAAGGACCATTTTAATATTCTACAGCAGAAACTGAGTGATGCTCAGAGTTCTGCTCAG TTCCAGGAAAATATGGCATGCGAGTTGAAAAAGGAGCTATCCGAAATCACTACAGCATTTACCAGTCAACTGCACTcactagaagaaaaaaacagtgaACTCCTGTCAGAGAAG GAACTCATATATGAAGAACTGAAATCTACACAAGAAAAGTTGCAACATGAAACAACGCATAGGCAGAGCCTTGAATCTGAAGTTCTAAGGTTGAAGCAGTCTTGGACTGATAATTGTGCCGAAGAG TCTAAAACATTATGTGGTATGGTTAGATCAGGATCTGGATTAGGCAGTGCGGCTTTTATGTCTAAATCAGGAAAATCAAAAGAAACCCAATCAAGCCAGAGGGGTACCATGTCAAAGATATTTGAAGAAG TTGGTCTTCCAAGTGTCCTGGCTCTGCTGAAGTCCAACGACCTAGAGGTGCAGATTCATGCGGTCAAAGTGGTTGCTAATCTTGCTGCTGAAG ATGTTAATCAGCAGAAAATCGTTGAGGAAGGAGGGCTGGATGCTCTTCTGTCACTTCTAGAAACCTCAGAAAACACTACAATTCACCGAGCAACTGCTGGTGCCATTGCTAACTTGGCAATGAATG TATCAAACCAGGGACTTATAATGAGCAAAGGAGGAGCTCGACTATTAGCAAATGTTGCATCAAAAACCGATGATCCTCAAACTATGCGGATGGTGGCTGGTGCAATTGCCAACTTATGTGGAAATG ataagTGGCACATGATGTTGAAACGAGATGGTGGAATAAAAGCACTTCTAGGAATGTTTCAAACTGGACATCATGATGTCATAGCTCAGATAGCACGGGGTCTATCAAACTTTGCAAAGTGTGAATCTCGAGTAATAAGCCAAG GTCACAGGAAAGGGAGATCCCTTCTCATTGACGATGGCGTCCTTACTTGGATCGTGGCCAATTCGACCGTGTTATCTCCTTCCGTGCGAAGGCATATCGAGCTTGCCTTCTGCCATCTAGCTCAAAATG AGGAAAACTCCCGTGATATCATTGTAACTGGAGGGATTAAGGAGCTCATCCGCATATCAAGAGAGTCCTCAAGAGATGATGCCCGTAACCTGGCAAAGAAAGCGTTAACTTCAAACCCAGCTTTCTTAAAGGAGACACAGTGA
- the LOC100834075 gene encoding kinesin-like protein KIN-UA isoform X3: MATGAGAAAGRASVRPVDRNGVPRGTARSKSVAPRRPPSPFRARPAAADHDGSADLCRVRVAVRIRPKNAEELAHGADFDSCVELQPECKKLKLKKNNWTSESYKFDEIFSENASQKRLYEVVAKPVVESVLEGYNGTVMAYGQTGTGKTYTVGRLGKEDPSERGIMVRSFEHILSSMSLETDSVAVSYLQLYLESVQDLLAPEKTNIPIVEDPKTGEVSLPGAAIVEIKDLEHVFQLLQIGETNRHAANTKMNTESSRSHAILIIHLQRSLRIKEEMTTSIPNSAEEFFPGDIPLVLKSKLLIVDLAGSERIDKSGSEGHMIEEAKFINLSLSSLGKCINALAENSPHIPTRDSKLTRMLRDSFGGTARTSLVVTIGPSARHYSETSSTILFGQRAMRVVNTMRLKEEIDYEILYKKVECEVDHLTSEMERQQKLKHIEITQVEKRLKESEMLFNDFRVTSSMQIENLEKEKHQFGYAIKKLMQELEEKEGQNNVLSQQIIHLETSLNEQKQQQLESLSNTKILADTTKTHEKKMGELLRQLEEERSHCAGMKDHFNILQQKLSDAQSSAQFQENMACELKKELSEITTAFTSQLHSLEEKNSELLSEKELIYEELKSTQEKLQHETTHRQSLESEVLRLKQSWTDNCAEESKTLCGMVRSGSGLGSAAFMSKSGKSKETQSSQRGTMSKIFEEVGLPSVLALLKSNDLEVQIHAVKVVANLAAEDVNQQKIVEEGGLDALLSLLETSENTTIHRATAGAIANLAMNVSNQGLIMSKGGARLLANVASKTDDPQTMRMVAGAIANLCGNDKWHMMLKRDGGIKALLGMFQTGHHDVIAQIARGLSNFAKCESRVISQGKGDPFSLTMASLLGSWPIRPCYLLPCEGISSLPSAI; this comes from the exons ATGGCGACGGGggctggcgccgccgcggggcgGGCGTCGGTGCGGCCCGTCGACAGGAACGGCGTGCCCCGCGGCACAGCGCGCTCCAAGTCAGTCGCCCCGCGGCGCCCGCCCTCgccgttccgcgcccgccccgCTGCCGCTGACCACGACGGCTCCGCAG ATTTGTGCAGAGTAAGAGTTGCTGTAAGGATTCGCCCGAAGAACGCCGAGGAATTGGCTCATGGTGCAGACTTCGATAGTTGTGTTGAGTTGCAGCCTGAG TGTAAGAAGCTGAAgctaaagaaaaataattggaCTTCCGAATCCTACAAATTTGATGAGATCTTCAGCGAAAATGCTTCTCAAAAACGTTTATACGAGGTCGTTGCGAAGCCTGTAGTTGAG AGTGTATTAGAAGGGTATAATGGGACAGTGATGGCTTACGGTCAAACAGGTACTGGCAAGACGTACACAGTTGGTCGACTCGGAAAAGAAGACCCTTCTGAACGTGGTATAATGGTCAGATCGTTTGAGCATATCCTTTCCAGTATGTCTTTGGAGACAGATAGTGTGGCTGTATCGTATCTCCAG CTATACTTAGAATCTGTTCAAGATCTGCTGGCACCCGAGAAGACTAATATACCAATAGTTGAGGATCCAAAAACCGGTGAAGTTTCATTGCCAGGTGCTGCAATAGTTGAAATAAAAGATCTTGAACATGTTTTTCAACTTCTGCAAATTGGTGAGACAAATCGGCACGCGGCTAATACTAAGATGAATACCGAATCATCTCGCAGTCATGCCATTCTAATA ATTCATCTACAAAGAAGTTTGAGaataaaagaagaaatgaCTACCTCTATTCCTAATAGTGCAGAAGAGTTTTTTCCTGGTGATATACCACTTGTTCTGAAAAGCAAACTCTTGATTGTTGACCTTGCTGGCTCAGAACGAATTGATAAGTCAG GAAGCGAAGGCCACATGATTGAAGAAGCCAAGTTTATTAATCTTTCATTGTCATCTCTGGGAAAGTGCATTAATGCACTAGCAGAAAATAGTCCTCATATACCAACAAGAGATTCAAAGCTTACAAGGATGCTTCGTGACTCATTTGGAG GAACTGCCAGGACATCCCTTGTTGTGACAATAGGTCCATCTGCAAGGCATTACTCAGAAACTTCAAGTACAATTTTGTTCGGTCAGAGA GCAATGAGAGTAGTAAACACAATGAGGTTAAAGGAGGAAATTGACTACGAAATTCTATATAAGAAGGTGGAATGTGAGGTTGATCATCTCACATCAGAGATGGAGAGGCAGCAAAAGCTCAAACACATTGAGATAACGCAGGTGGAGAAAAGGTTGAAAGAGTCAGAGATGCTCTTCAATGATTTCAGAGTAACCTCCAGCATGCAAATTGAG AATCTGGAGAAGGAAAAGCATCAATTTGGATATGCAATCAAAAAGTTAATGCAGGAGCTGGAGGAAAAGGAAGGCCAAAATAATGTTCTTTCACAGCAAATCATTCATTTAGAAACATCATTGAACGAACAGAAG CAACAACAGCTTGAGAGCTTGTCAAACACGAAAATTCTTGCTGATACAACTAAAACTCATGAGAAGAAAATGGGAGAATTGTTGAGGCAGCTTGAGGAAGAGAGATCTCACTGTGCTGGTATGAAGGACCATTTTAATATTCTACAGCAGAAACTGAGTGATGCTCAGAGTTCTGCTCAG TTCCAGGAAAATATGGCATGCGAGTTGAAAAAGGAGCTATCCGAAATCACTACAGCATTTACCAGTCAACTGCACTcactagaagaaaaaaacagtgaACTCCTGTCAGAGAAG GAACTCATATATGAAGAACTGAAATCTACACAAGAAAAGTTGCAACATGAAACAACGCATAGGCAGAGCCTTGAATCTGAAGTTCTAAGGTTGAAGCAGTCTTGGACTGATAATTGTGCCGAAGAG TCTAAAACATTATGTGGTATGGTTAGATCAGGATCTGGATTAGGCAGTGCGGCTTTTATGTCTAAATCAGGAAAATCAAAAGAAACCCAATCAAGCCAGAGGGGTACCATGTCAAAGATATTTGAAGAAG TTGGTCTTCCAAGTGTCCTGGCTCTGCTGAAGTCCAACGACCTAGAGGTGCAGATTCATGCGGTCAAAGTGGTTGCTAATCTTGCTGCTGAAG ATGTTAATCAGCAGAAAATCGTTGAGGAAGGAGGGCTGGATGCTCTTCTGTCACTTCTAGAAACCTCAGAAAACACTACAATTCACCGAGCAACTGCTGGTGCCATTGCTAACTTGGCAATGAATG TATCAAACCAGGGACTTATAATGAGCAAAGGAGGAGCTCGACTATTAGCAAATGTTGCATCAAAAACCGATGATCCTCAAACTATGCGGATGGTGGCTGGTGCAATTGCCAACTTATGTGGAAATG ataagTGGCACATGATGTTGAAACGAGATGGTGGAATAAAAGCACTTCTAGGAATGTTTCAAACTGGACATCATGATGTCATAGCTCAGATAGCACGGGGTCTATCAAACTTTGCAAAGTGTGAATCTCGAGTAATAAGCCAAG GAAAGGGAGATCCCTTCTCATTGACGATGGCGTCCTTACTTGGATCGTGGCCAATTCGACCGTGTTATCTCCTTCCGTGCGAAGGCATATCGAGCTTGCCTTCTGCCATCTAG